The genomic DNA ATCACTGGTGGCTTGGATATGACGTTATTCGAAGCACAAGATGCTTCAGATATCGTAGCAAATGCAGCAACTGGCGATGTAAATATCATCTTAGGTACATCGATCAATGAAGAAATGGGCGATGAAATCCGTGTAACGGTCATTGCTACAGGTATTGATGAAACAAAAAAGGAACGAAAGTCTAGTCGTCCAGCTAGACAAACGTCAACTCAAACGCAATCTTCTGCTCAAAGCAATCGACTAGACATGGACCAAGCAAAACCAATTACTGCTGAAGATGAAAGCAGTTTTGGTGATTGGGACATCCGTCGCGAACAAAATGTTCGTCCAAAAGTGGATGAGTCTAATTACGAAACTATTGAGAAAAAAGAATTTGATACATTCAATCGTGAAGAAACAAAAACAAAAGGTGACGACGAATTGAATACACCGCCGTTTTTCCGTCGTAAAAAATAAAAGGAGGAAGAGCACATGATTGCTGACAACTTGCAGAATATCAAGCAAGACATTCAGGATTCGTGTGCTCTTGTTCATCGTGACCCGAAAGAAGTGACATTAGTAGCTGTTACAAAATCTGTAGAATCACTCCAAACTGAAGAATTAATCAATGCTGGAGTCACACATTGTGCAGAAAATCGTGTCGATAAATTGTTGCAAAAAAAACAAGATTTGCTTAAATATTCTGAAGTGAAGTGGCATTTAATTGGTAATTTACAACGCAGAAAGGTAAAATTGATTGTAAATGAAATTGATTACTTTCATGCGTTAGACAGTTTGAAATTAGCAGAAGAAATCCAAAAAAGATTAGAAAAACAATTAGCTTGTTTTGTGGAAGTCAATGTGTCTGGTGAAGTATCGAAACACGGTATCTCACCAGCGGAGCTTCTACCTTTCTTAGAATCTTTAGCAGCCTATCCAAATATACAGGTAGTGGGACTTATGACTATGGCACCGAAGGACGCTTCTGCTGAACAAATTCGTAAAGTGTTTGAAACGCTGAGAGAATTGCGTGATCTTGCCCAATCAAAACAATACACACATGCACCATGTACCGAACTGAGCATGGGGATGAGCCAAGATTTTCAACTTGCAATTGAAGAAGGAGCTACATTTATCCGTGTAGGAACAGCGCTATTCAAAGACGAGGAGGAAGAATAATGCCACTTTTAAACAGGGGAGCAATTGCTAATTTTTTCGGATTAGCTGATGAAGAAGAGTACGAATACGAAGATTATCCTGAACAACAACAGGTTGCTAAGCAACCAACTAAATCAAACACACAGTATCAACAACATTCTCCAGCTGTTTCACAGCCGATTGAAAAAAAACAACGCCCAACGACGACATCTCGTCCGGTTGGTCGTGAGAATGCGCCGACGAACGAAACAAAAAAAGTCATCGAATTACATCAAACTTCTACAAAAAATACGCAAAAAGACCAACGACAAACGAGACCATCTGTTCAACCTAACACACAGTTAGCAGGAAAAATCACAGTGATGGAACCTCGTGCCTACTCTGAAGCAATGACGATTGCTAAAAGGATCATTGCGGGAGAAGCAACATTAGTCAACTTTCGGTTAGTAGAAGAAAAGCAGGCTCGACGTATCGTGGATTTCCTAACAGGGACAGTCTATGCGTTAGACGGCGATATCAAACGAGTAGGTGATGAGATTTTCCTTTGCACACCAGCTGGTCTGGAAATCGATAGTTCAACGGCTCAATCTTTCGCAGATGGAAGTATGTTTGATCTGTAAAGAGGAGGAGCAAACATTTATATTCTTTTTATGTTACTTAATTTAATTTCACGTGCTGCATACTTTTATAGCATGATCCTAGTAGTCTATGCGTTACTATCTTGGTTTCCAGGAGGGTATCAATCTAGCCTTGGACGTATATTAGCAAAGATTTGTGAACCATATATCAGCCTATTCGATCGTTTGCCTTTAAGATTTGGACCAATGGATTTTACTGTCTTAGCATCAATTGTCATTTTAAATCTTGCTGTCCAAGGATTGCAGCATATCGTTTTATGGATGATTACGTTCGCTATTTAGTGTAGAACAACCAGGGATATATAGGAGGGAATCAAGTGGATACGAATGTGTATCAGCATTTCCGAGTAGATGAACGTCCGTTTATTGACTCTGTCGGAGATTGGATCGAACAGGTCCAAAGTCAGTATGCACCTTATCTGACAGAATTTCTTGATCCAAGACAATGTTACATCTTAGAGACCTTGATTCGCCAAAATAGTGACTTGCGTTTTCAATTATACGGTGGCTATGAGCAAGCAGAACGAAAAAGATGCTTGATTTTCCCAGACTACTATGAACCAGTTGACGATGATTTTGAAATGTCGTTATATGAAATCCATTACCCAAGTAAATTTGCCAGTTTGAGTCATGGAAAGATTTTAGGTACACTAGTTGGCACAGGGATTAAACGTTCTTACTTCGGTGATATTATTTCAGATGATGACCGATGGCAAGTTTTCATTGCAGACGAAATCGATCATTTTGTCGTTAATCAAGTGACTAAAATCGGGAAAGTGGCTGTTCGCTTAGAGGAGATCAATTACACAGATATGATCTTGCCAAAAGACAGCTGGACTCAAGAAAGAGGTACGGTCAGTTCACTTAGACTGGATAGTGTGATTTCGGAAATTTATAATATTTCAAGACAGCGTTCAAAGCAGCTGATCGAATCGGGGAAAGTAAAAGTTAATTGGACAGAAAATACAAAACCGGATTTTTTGCTTGAGTTATTAGATATTGTTTCGATCAGAGGATATGGTAGAATACAAATCCAAGACCTTGAGGGGAAAACAAAGAAAGACAAGTGCAGGGTGTTGTTTGGTGTATTACGTAAATAAAACAAGAAGGTGGTTTACTCATGGCTTTAACTCCATTAGATATTCAAAATAAAACATTCCCAACAAAAATGCGGGGATATAATCAAGACGAAGTAGATGATTTCTTAGATTTAGTTGTTCGTGATTACGAAGAAGTAACACAAAGAAATCGTGAGTTAGAAAAAGCAGTGAAGCATTCAGAAGAAAAACTTGAATACTTCAATGAACTGAAAGATGCGTTGAATCAATCGATTATCGTGGCACAAGATACAGCCGACAAAGTAAAAACAAGCGCAAGTAAAGAATCAGAAGTGATCGTGACTTCTGCACAAAATAAAGCAGACGAAATGGTAGCAAACGCTGAAAAACGCGCACACCAATTAACAACGGATGCAGAAGAAAAAGCCCGCCGTATCTTGACAGATGCGACTGAAAAAGCAAGACAATTGGCTACAGAAACAGAAGATTTGAAAAAGAAAACACGTGTATTCCATCAACGAATCAGCTTGATGTTGGAATCACAACTTGAACAAGTGAAAAGTCCAGAATGGGATGAAATCTTACAACCATTCTCGAGTTATGTAACAGACAGCCATGAAGTAATCAAAGAAGTTTTGGCAAAACAGCTTGACAATGAAATTGAAAGTGATGTACACTCTGAAACAGGAGTATACGAGTCTCCAGTGACTGCTTTTGATACGCAAGCAATCGATCTTTCGATCATTCCTGGAGAATACGAAGAAGAGTAGAACAGAAAAGCATTTTGACATTCTTAAAGCGAGCCAATGACAGTGTAAGATTGGTAAGACCCTGCAAAGTGAAAGATCCTCTACTTGATTTATTTCTGAACGACAGTAAGAAATAGCGGCTGAC from Enterococcus mundtii includes the following:
- a CDS encoding YggT family protein, coding for MLLNLISRAAYFYSMILVVYALLSWFPGGYQSSLGRILAKICEPYISLFDRLPLRFGPMDFTVLASIVILNLAVQGLQHIVLWMITFAI
- a CDS encoding RNA-binding protein, with protein sequence MDTNVYQHFRVDERPFIDSVGDWIEQVQSQYAPYLTEFLDPRQCYILETLIRQNSDLRFQLYGGYEQAERKRCLIFPDYYEPVDDDFEMSLYEIHYPSKFASLSHGKILGTLVGTGIKRSYFGDIISDDDRWQVFIADEIDHFVVNQVTKIGKVAVRLEEINYTDMILPKDSWTQERGTVSSLRLDSVISEIYNISRQRSKQLIESGKVKVNWTENTKPDFLLELLDIVSIRGYGRIQIQDLEGKTKKDKCRVLFGVLRK
- a CDS encoding DivIVA domain-containing protein, producing MALTPLDIQNKTFPTKMRGYNQDEVDDFLDLVVRDYEEVTQRNRELEKAVKHSEEKLEYFNELKDALNQSIIVAQDTADKVKTSASKESEVIVTSAQNKADEMVANAEKRAHQLTTDAEEKARRILTDATEKARQLATETEDLKKKTRVFHQRISLMLESQLEQVKSPEWDEILQPFSSYVTDSHEVIKEVLAKQLDNEIESDVHSETGVYESPVTAFDTQAIDLSIIPGEYEEE
- a CDS encoding YggS family pyridoxal phosphate-dependent enzyme, with protein sequence MIADNLQNIKQDIQDSCALVHRDPKEVTLVAVTKSVESLQTEELINAGVTHCAENRVDKLLQKKQDLLKYSEVKWHLIGNLQRRKVKLIVNEIDYFHALDSLKLAEEIQKRLEKQLACFVEVNVSGEVSKHGISPAELLPFLESLAAYPNIQVVGLMTMAPKDASAEQIRKVFETLRELRDLAQSKQYTHAPCTELSMGMSQDFQLAIEEGATFIRVGTALFKDEEEE
- a CDS encoding cell division protein SepF produces the protein MPLLNRGAIANFFGLADEEEYEYEDYPEQQQVAKQPTKSNTQYQQHSPAVSQPIEKKQRPTTTSRPVGRENAPTNETKKVIELHQTSTKNTQKDQRQTRPSVQPNTQLAGKITVMEPRAYSEAMTIAKRIIAGEATLVNFRLVEEKQARRIVDFLTGTVYALDGDIKRVGDEIFLCTPAGLEIDSSTAQSFADGSMFDL